A region from the Myripristis murdjan chromosome 23, fMyrMur1.1, whole genome shotgun sequence genome encodes:
- the kics2 gene encoding KICSTOR subunit 2, whose protein sequence is MTEVEELRPVPRERAILESFFTQLGMFSFDRAKDYVEKEKDSSKSAGAIWAALLAALAHLAAAEKAYHHMTFLGQKLGGQSFFSRKDSIRTIYTSLYNELRKVVSMGRHAQPGSASYLEDLLSHLSEQLCHFTQARMEMADLYEKMHSLGTQKSINSDELVTTLEAVLHKYSSRFHHPILGRVEEGFQTEVDVVTQLLRCQAQVSEWRFLPALLSLHGANSKLTAWGQLFQRQRETRKHLFGGQSQKAVQPPHLYVWLQRFQAALLAKFSFYFHEALSRQTAPADMKALTARTTPDYHGKICSFIRKHDANNVSLVFDNRGSDSFQGHGYHHPHSYREAPKGVEQFPAVVSLPSGERPLTHWPNVIMMMGDRASELNTLDKVVHFYDDKVQSTYYLTRPEPHFTLVVIFDGRKSEKDSHIAAFLQEISGSLRNSKPFSILKPGSKG, encoded by the exons ATGAcggaggtggaggagctgcgGCCCGTCCCGCGGGAGCGAGCCATCCTGGAGAGTTTCTTCACGCAGCTCGGCATGTTTTCCTTCGACCGGGCCAAGGACTAcgtggagaaggagaaggacaGCAGCAAGAGCGCCGGGGCCATCTGGGCCGCCCTGCTGGCCGCCCTGGCCCACCTGGCCGCGGCGGAGAAGGCTTACCACCACATGACATTCCTGGGACAAAAACTAG gtgGCCAATCCTTCTTCAGCCGCAAGGACTCCATCCGAACCATCTACACCTCCCTGTACAATGAGCTGCGGAAAGTGGTGTCGATGGGGCGCCACGCCCAGCCGGGCTCTGCCTCCTACCTGGAAGACCtgctgtcacacctgtcagagcagctctgccactTCACCCAGGCCCGCATGGAGATGGCCGACCTGTACGAGAAGATGCATTCACTGGGCACCCAGAAGAGCATCAACTCAGATGAGCTGGTCACCACCCTGGAGGCTGTCCTTCACAAATACAGCTCCAG ATTCCACCACCCCATCCTGGGCCGCGTGGAGGAGGGCTTCCAGACGGAGGTAGACGTGGTGACCCAGTTACTGCGCTGCCAGGCCCAGGTGTCCGAGTGGCGCTTCCTGCCCGCTCTGCTCAGTCTTCATGGCGCCAACTCAAAGCTCACTGCCTGGGGTCAGCTGTTCCAGCGCCAGAGAGAGACCCGCAAGCACCTTTTTGGAGGCCAGTCTCAGAAGGCCGTGCAGCCTCCACACCTGTACGTGTGGCTGCAGCGCTTCCAGGCGGCGCTGCTGGCCAAGTTCAGCTTCTACTTCCACGAAGCCCTGAGCCGCCAGACTGCCCCGGCCGACATGAAGGCACTGACCGCCCGCACCACACCCGACTACCACGGCAAGATCTGCTCCTTCATTCGGAAACACGACGCCAACAACGTGTCTCTGGTGTTTGACAACCGCGGCTCAGACAGCTTCCAGGGCCATGGCTATCACCACCCGCACTCTTACCGTGAGGCGCCCAAGGGTGTGGAGCAGTTCCCCGCCGTGGTGTCGCTGCCCTCCGGGGAGCGGCCGCTCACACACTGGCCCAATGTTATCATGATGATGGGAGACCGTGCCTCCGAGCTGAACACTCTGGACAAGGTTGTGCATTTCTACGATGATAAAGTGCAGAGCACATATTACCTGACGCGGCCCGAGCCCCACTTCACTCTGGTGGTCATCTTCGACGGCAGGAAGTCGGAGAAGGATTCACACATCGCAGCCTTCCTGCAGGAGATCTCAGGGTCGCTGCGTAACTCCAAACCCTTCAGTATCCTCAAGCCTGGTTCCAAGGGCTGA
- the LOC115355552 gene encoding E3 ubiquitin-protein ligase RBBP6-like codes for MSCVHYRFSSKLDGRTATFSELTVSLRQLKLYIKTRECLKSPKTDLQILDAQTQKEYADEEALIPPNTSVIVQRIPVFGVKPVHRRDRLDPTVVGSSPSNDPSISLSLSQLLKTKNLADANASEEDKIKAMMFQSNYYSKKVGPPPPHYICYRCGKPGHYIDDCPVQMDENGERPKPIRICKGIPKSFMVKAEPGTMGAMLTSSGEYVTTAVDSEAYRRGKKELPPFAPREPSPVKAPPKPIPDELLCPICKELMADAVVTPCCGNNYCDECIRSSLLDSEEHICFTCRQSDVSPDDLSANEALRQAVEHFKNGTCYSEDVGKQQHQAAPPPPRPQLLKTWGSRQQDPLAANMPPATSALPTALDLPAQPATAPPVDTQEIEPEPGLAPAPIVAPEPAPAPSPALDHDSPMHSACQSEPPPPGVTEPVPAVPLDSSAASDSGQQVSQDCTVTVTDHGPPSRPPHASGHQAQPHHTHPDRATRWDRPGGQQPPPYLQTAVPPGPVGPPPILYPPPPLPFPPPCSGPGLYPPPAVGYPPQWVALHPPWVPPGAQLPPGPLPASLSQPPLSKENFSRQRHHHQDKRYGCRRSDPPQSHSRSCPRSPDRYRSRSPVGQKAPLPELPPHELEHQSGEISLRGPERFDRCRKRERKQRNRYSKHHKDPDSHHASLHQVKSRAEDAHNSAAVKKDEGKSPTAWTALLETPPPSAWMLPLTHPSLHNDSEPKPDIQGIGQT; via the exons ATGTCGTGTGTTCACTACAGATTTTCGTCCAAACTGGACGGCAGAACAGCCACTTTCAGTGAGCTGACCGTGTCGCTCCGCCAACTCAAACTCTACATTAAGACCCGGGAGTGTCTCAAGTCCCCAAAGACCGACCTGCAGATCCTCGATGCGCAGACTCAGAAAG AGTACGCTGATGAGGAAGCCCTCATCCCCCCAAATACGTCCGTGATCGTCCAACGCATTCCGGTTTTCGGAGTGAAACCTGTTCACAGGAG agatCGTTTGGACCCGACTGTGGTTGGATCTTCTCCATCC AATGATCCATCCATCTCTTTGTCACTGTCCCAACTCCTCAAG ACTAAAAACCTGGCTGATGCAAATGCATCAGAGGAAGACAAGATTAAAGCCATGATGTTTCAGTCCAACTA TTACTCCAAGAAAGTTGGACCTCCACCTCCTCACTATATCTGCTACCGCTGTGGAAAGCCTGGCCACTACATAGACGACTGCCCCGTGCAGATG GATGAGAACGGGGAGCGTCCCAAGCCCATAAGGATTTGTAAGGGCATTCCTAAGAGCTTCATGGTTAAAGCAGAGCCTGGCACCATGGGAGCCATGCTAACCAGCTCTGGAGAATATGTCACTACCGCTGTAGACTC GGAGGCATATAGACGAGGTAAGAAGGAGCTTCCTCCGTTTGCTCCTCGTGAGCCGTCGCCTGTTAAGGCTCCGCCTAAGCCGATCCCTGATGAACTGCTGTGTCCCATCTGCAAGGAGCTGATGGCTGACGCTGTGGTCACACCCTGCTGTGGAAACAACTACTGCGATGAAT GTATCAGGAGCAGCTTGTTGGACTCAGAGGAGCACATCTGCTTCACCTGCCGACAGTCTGACGTGTCACCTGATGACCTCAGCGCCAACGAGGCTCTTCGCCAG GCTGTGGAACATTTTAAGAATGGCACCTGTTACTCTGAAGATGTGGGCAAGCAGCAGCACCAAGCAGCCCCACCCCCGCCTCGCCCTCAGCTGCTTAAGACTTGGGGCTCCAGGCAGCAGGACCCGCTAGCGGCCAACATGCCACCTGCCACCAGTGCCCTTCCTACAGCACTGGACCTGCCTGCTCAGCCTGCTACTGCGCCCCCTGTTGACACACAAGAGATTGAACCTGAACCCGGACTTGCACCTGCACCAATAGTTGCACCTgaacctgcacctgcaccttcacctgcacTTGACCACGACTCTCCTATGCACTCAGCCTGTCAGAGCGAACCACCTCCACCAGG tgtgacAGAGCCAGTGCCCGCTGTGCCACTGGActcctctgcagcctctgacAGTGGACAACAG GTCTCCCAGGACTGCACTGTTACTGTGACTGACCATGGGCCACCTTCAAGGCCCCCTCATGCTTCAG GTCACCAGGCTCAGCCCCATCACACTCACCCAGACAGAGCTACACGCTGGGACAG ACCTGGAGGACAGCAGCCTCCTCCTTACCTCCAGACAGCTGTGCCTCCTGGCCCTGTTGGCCCACCACCCATCTTGTACCCACCGCCTCCACtgcccttccctcctccctgctctggCCCCGGCCTTTACCCTCCACCTGCAGTGGGTTACCCGCCTCAGTGGGTTGCCCTCCACCCACCCTGGGTTCCTCCTGGTGCCCAGCTGCCTCCTGGCCCTCTGCCAGCCTCACTCTCCCAGCCCCCGCTGTCCAAGGAAAATTTCTCCAGGCAGCGGCACCACCATCAGGACAA GCGTTATGGGTGTCGTCGCTCTGACCCACCACAGTCTCACTCCAGGTCTTGCCCTCGCTCTCCTGATCGATACAGGAGCCGCAGCCCTGTGGGCCAGAAGGCACCTCTTCCAGAGCTGCCCCCCCATGAACTGGAGCATCAAAGTGGTGAGATAAGTCTTAGAGGCCCTGAGCGTTTCGACAGATGtcgaaaaagggagagaaagcagagaaacaggTACAGCAAGCACCACAAAGACCCTGACAGCCACCATGCATCACTGCATCAAGtaaagagcagagcagaggatgCCCACAACTCTGCTGCTGTGAAGAAGGACGAGGGGAAAAGCCCTACTGCGTGGACTGCACTGCTTGAGACTCCTCCACCATCCGCTTGGATGCTGCCCCTCACACATCCTTCTCTCCATAATGACTCTGAACCCAAACCTGACATTCAGGGAAT TGGACAAACGTAA